From Cercospora beticola chromosome 6, complete sequence, a single genomic window includes:
- a CDS encoding uncharacterized protein (antiSMASH:Cluster_1) — translation MSPSFTLKAASLAALAVTASCANLPSDNNLWKVPKRINEGSNEVQWKQLPANAVKVTVAADNVQKFAHYPFIYNVGGTLYLLWSSSKSDVDAMGQDVKIASSSDSGLTWSKPAVVFPPSLLPNQTDFEDSKYWCDRGIPQRAWQPLTIAFLPSSDEGSIKAYAVAQSSDNICPGSYQSAGRIARQLDASGSDVFKGDPCWIETNDYTGSHGYAETVYGTVYGMKVCDNKDEINAAINKPDNLGPVATDLFNSPIIASDGQHNVSYPTKAVWVGESNDGYWQRFWSDVSVRNTTGSAWVEYSTDRNGANWFPATTNGGAIDETNIYQEAEKAHYGAFDSQEQLRYYVSNAGMNDKLDQIILTVATSRGSDPAFNNIGIVRGGDADSVVDAGTRPAIHSGLPGFYWPSAAEVGDKLAVAYSENRHTIWVSVIQLADLP, via the coding sequence ATGTCGCCGTCCTTCACCCTCAAGGCCGCCTCCCTCGCGGCATTGGCCGTCACTGCGTCGTGCGCCAACCTGCCATCTGACAACAACCTCTGGAAAGTGCCTAAGCGCATCAACGAAGGATCGAACGAGGTCCAATGGAAACAGCTTCCTGCGAATGCGGTCAAGGTCACCGTCGCTGCTGACAATGTGCAAAAGTTCGCGCACTACCCGTTCATCTACAATGTTGGCGGTACTTTGTATTTGCTCTGGTCTTCCAGCAAGAGCGACGTGGACGCCATGGGTCAAGATGTGAAGATTGCATCGTCCAGCGACTCTGGACTCACTTGGTCAAAACCGGCTGTTGTGTTCCCTCCATCGCTCCTGCCGAACCAGACAGATTTCGAGGATTCCAAGTACTGGTGTGATCGGGGAATTCCACAACGCGCATGGCAGCCATTGACGATCGCATTCCTTcccagcagcgacgaggGTTCGATCAAAGCTTACGCTGTTGCGCAGTCGAGCGACAACATCTGCCCTGGCAGCTACCAGTCTGCTGGCCGCATTGCCCGACAGCTGGATGCTAGTGGATCTGATGTGTTCAAAGGCGACCCATGCTGGATCGAGACCAACGATTACACCGGTTCTCATGGATACGCAGAGACCGTATACGGGACTGTGTATGGAATGAAGGTGTGCGACAATAAGGACGAGATCAATGCTGCGATCAATAAGCCGGATAACCTTGGTCCAGTGGCTACTGACTTGTTCAACTCGCCCATCATCGCTTCGGACGGCCAGCACAATGTCAGCTACCCTACCAAAGCCGTATGGGTCGGCGAGTCCAATGACGGATATTGGCAACGATTCTGGTCTGATGTGTCTGTGAGGAACACCACTGGCTCTGCCTGGGTTGAGTACAGCACAGACAGGAATGGAGCGAACTGGTTTCCAGCCACGACCAATGGAGGTGCCATTGATGAGACCAACATCTACCAGGAGGCCGAAAAAGCTCATTACGGAGCGTTTGATAGCCAAGAACAGCTTCGCTACTATGTCTCCAACGCCGGGATGAACGACAAGCTAGACCAGATCATCCTGACTGTCGCAACATCCCGCGGTTCTGATCCTGCTTTCAACAACATTGGTATTGTGCGTGGAGGTGATGCGGATTCGGTGGTCGATGCGGGTACTCGTCCAGCTATTCACAGTGGACTGCCAGGATTCTACTGGCCATCTGCTGCCGAGGTCGGTGACAAGCTTGCAGTTGCCTATAGCGAGAACAGGCACACCATCTGGGTCAGTGTGATTCAGCTGGCCGACTTGCCGTAG